In Pseudomonadales bacterium, a single window of DNA contains:
- the feoB gene encoding Fe(2+) transporter permease subunit FeoB: MTKPFTIALVGNPNCGKTTLFNRLTGTHQSVGNWPGVTVERKTGTFTHEGLQIRVVDLPGTFSLHVSRDDDAIDQQIAQAYVLSREADLIVNIIDAATIARGLYLSAQIFDASLPVVVALNMIDVAHSQGLHVDPHRLATCLGCPVVPLVANRGDGIRALIEAICAELQTAQPPPARFALDATLESALLQVQSALDPTQAGPNGRLLAAALLARDAAALERIGEPARSRLLPVIDEIEAGLGGNAGDALIAARYHTIGQIVDQAVRSEKGKRVNITELLDRLLLNRVLAFPLLFAVMYLMFTFTINVGGAFIDFFDLAAGALFVELPRSLMDAAGFPPWLIAAIADGAGGGVQLVASFIPIIAALFLFQSFLEDSGYMARAAFILDRLMRTVGLPGKAFVPLIVGFGCNVPAVMATRSLDTRQDRLLTAMMAPFMSCGARLTVYALFAAALFPRNGQNVVFALYLIGIALAIGTGMLLRRRLMYRDLSPFLLELPPYHVPTLRGLLLHTWFRLKGFVLRAGKAIVSVVLVLNFVNSIGVDGSFGNQNTDRSLLSQIGKTITPLFTPMGLDEHNWPATVGIFSGVFAKEVVVGTLDALYTTMAQGDGEIAPPTGAREMLDEAFASVKTNLAALGSKLGDPLGLGNVGDREALIAAEGLHGTTFSLMARMFDGQIGAFAYVLFVLLYMPCVATLGALHKEIGGFWAFFSATWNTVIAYTLAVIVYQGGTVAAHPLASALWIAGCLAALAGSYMWLMHLGEKRHGDDRLIPVINL; this comes from the coding sequence GTGACGAAGCCGTTCACGATCGCGCTGGTCGGCAATCCGAACTGCGGCAAGACCACGCTCTTCAACCGCCTCACCGGGACTCACCAGAGCGTGGGCAACTGGCCCGGCGTGACCGTCGAGCGCAAGACCGGCACTTTCACGCACGAGGGACTGCAGATCCGCGTCGTCGACCTGCCGGGGACCTTCTCGCTGCATGTCTCGCGTGACGACGACGCGATCGACCAGCAGATCGCGCAAGCCTACGTGCTGTCACGCGAAGCGGATCTGATCGTCAACATCATCGACGCTGCAACGATCGCACGCGGCCTGTATCTGAGCGCGCAGATCTTCGACGCCAGCCTGCCGGTGGTGGTTGCACTGAACATGATCGATGTGGCCCATTCGCAGGGGCTGCACGTCGACCCGCACCGCCTGGCGACCTGTCTCGGCTGTCCGGTAGTTCCGCTGGTCGCCAATCGCGGCGACGGCATCCGCGCATTGATCGAGGCCATCTGTGCCGAGTTGCAGACCGCACAGCCACCCCCGGCACGCTTCGCACTGGACGCCACATTGGAGAGCGCTCTGCTGCAGGTGCAGTCTGCCCTCGACCCCACGCAGGCCGGTCCCAACGGCCGGCTGCTCGCCGCTGCGCTGCTGGCCCGTGACGCCGCAGCGCTCGAGCGCATCGGCGAGCCCGCGCGCTCGCGGCTGCTGCCGGTCATCGACGAAATCGAGGCTGGCCTCGGCGGCAACGCCGGCGATGCGCTGATCGCCGCACGCTACCACACCATCGGGCAGATCGTGGACCAGGCGGTGCGCAGCGAAAAAGGCAAGCGGGTCAATATCACCGAGCTTCTGGATCGATTGCTGCTGAACCGTGTGCTCGCGTTCCCGCTGCTGTTTGCCGTGATGTACCTGATGTTCACGTTCACGATCAACGTGGGCGGGGCATTCATCGATTTCTTCGACCTGGCGGCCGGAGCCCTGTTCGTCGAACTGCCGCGCTCGCTGATGGACGCGGCCGGTTTTCCGCCGTGGCTGATCGCCGCGATCGCGGACGGCGCCGGCGGCGGCGTGCAACTGGTCGCAAGCTTCATCCCGATCATCGCCGCGCTGTTCCTGTTCCAGAGCTTCCTCGAGGACTCCGGTTACATGGCGCGCGCCGCGTTCATCCTCGACCGACTGATGCGCACGGTCGGCCTCCCCGGCAAGGCCTTCGTGCCGCTGATCGTCGGCTTTGGCTGCAACGTGCCTGCCGTGATGGCCACGCGCAGCCTGGATACCCGACAGGACCGGCTGCTCACGGCAATGATGGCCCCATTCATGTCCTGCGGTGCGCGGCTGACGGTCTATGCGCTGTTTGCCGCGGCACTGTTCCCGCGCAACGGCCAGAACGTCGTGTTTGCCCTGTATCTGATCGGTATCGCACTCGCGATCGGCACCGGAATGCTGCTGCGACGCCGGCTGATGTACCGCGACCTCTCGCCGTTCCTGCTCGAGCTGCCACCGTACCACGTACCCACGCTGCGCGGTCTGCTGCTGCATACCTGGTTCCGCCTCAAGGGTTTCGTGCTGCGTGCCGGCAAGGCCATCGTGAGCGTGGTGCTGGTGCTGAACTTCGTGAATTCGATCGGCGTCGACGGGAGCTTCGGCAACCAGAACACCGACCGCTCGCTGCTGTCGCAGATCGGCAAGACGATCACACCGTTGTTCACTCCGATGGGGCTCGATGAGCACAACTGGCCGGCAACGGTCGGCATCTTCAGCGGCGTCTTCGCCAAGGAAGTCGTGGTGGGCACGCTGGACGCCCTGTATACGACGATGGCGCAGGGCGACGGGGAAATTGCTCCGCCGACCGGTGCGCGCGAGATGCTGGACGAGGCCTTCGCGTCGGTGAAGACGAATCTTGCGGCACTCGGAAGCAAGCTCGGGGATCCGCTCGGACTCGGCAACGTCGGTGACCGCGAAGCGTTGATCGCAGCGGAAGGCTTGCACGGGACGACCTTCAGCCTGATGGCACGCATGTTCGACGGGCAGATCGGTGCGTTTGCCTACGTGCTGTTCGTGCTGCTGTACATGCCCTGCGTGGCGACGCTCGGTGCCTTGCACAAGGAAATCGGCGGCTTCTGGGCGTTCTTTTCGGCCACCTGGAATACGGTGATCGCGTACACGCTGGCCGTGATCGTCTACCAGGGTGGCACCGTCGCGGCGCATCCGCTCGCGTCGGCGCTGTGGATCGCCGGCTGCCTGGCCGCGCTGGCCGGCAGCTACATGTGGCTGATGCACCTCGGCGAGAAACGCCACGGCGACGATCGGCTGATACCGGTGATCAACCTCTGA
- a CDS encoding cysteine--tRNA ligase, with amino-acid sequence MALRIHNSMNRRTGEFRPLVPGRIGMYVCGITVYDYCHIGHARLLVAFDVVARYLRASGWQLDYVRNITDIDDKIIRRAGENAETIESLTERMITAMHEDERALGNLPPDREPRATAHIDAILAIVARLVESGHAYQAANGDVYYRVARFAGYGKLSGRNPDDLLAGARVEVGEDKEDPRDFVLWKAAKAGEPAWDSPWGAGRPGWHIECSAMSMRCLGETFDIHGGGPDLIFPHHENEIAQSEAATGKCFANYWMHVGPLRVDDEKMSKSLGNFFTIRDVLQRHQPEVLRFLLLASHYRSPMNYAESSLQAARQALERFYAALRDFGDVAALTPMAMAMAGSVYLERFCAAMDDDFNTPAALATMHELARELNAVARAGDAVQARRLAGELRGLGAILGLLGDDPLAFRRGGDGAGDDAPIDKRVAERVQAKKARDFARADAIRDELRAQGIVIEDTREGSIWRREPV; translated from the coding sequence ATGGCGCTGCGCATTCACAATTCCATGAACCGGCGCACCGGGGAATTCCGCCCGCTGGTACCCGGTCGGATCGGGATGTACGTCTGCGGCATCACGGTCTACGACTACTGTCATATCGGGCACGCACGGCTGCTGGTTGCCTTCGACGTGGTCGCGCGCTACCTGCGCGCCAGCGGCTGGCAACTCGACTACGTGCGCAACATCACCGATATCGACGACAAGATCATCCGTCGCGCGGGTGAAAATGCCGAGACCATCGAGTCGCTCACGGAGCGCATGATCACGGCGATGCACGAGGACGAGCGCGCACTCGGCAATCTGCCGCCCGACCGGGAACCACGCGCCACGGCGCATATCGATGCCATCCTGGCGATCGTCGCGCGGCTGGTGGAATCGGGGCATGCGTATCAGGCGGCGAACGGTGATGTGTATTACCGCGTGGCGCGCTTTGCCGGGTACGGCAAGCTGTCGGGGCGAAATCCCGACGATCTGCTGGCCGGTGCACGCGTCGAGGTCGGGGAGGACAAGGAAGACCCGCGCGACTTCGTGCTGTGGAAGGCCGCCAAGGCGGGCGAGCCAGCGTGGGACTCGCCGTGGGGTGCCGGGCGACCTGGCTGGCACATCGAATGTTCGGCGATGTCGATGCGTTGCCTTGGCGAGACCTTCGATATTCATGGGGGCGGTCCCGACCTGATCTTTCCGCATCACGAGAACGAGATCGCACAGTCCGAAGCGGCTACCGGCAAGTGTTTTGCGAACTACTGGATGCACGTCGGACCGTTGCGCGTGGATGACGAGAAGATGTCGAAGTCGCTCGGCAACTTCTTCACGATCCGCGATGTGCTGCAGCGCCACCAGCCCGAGGTGCTGCGTTTCCTGCTGCTCGCCAGCCACTACCGCAGCCCGATGAACTACGCGGAGTCGAGCCTGCAGGCGGCGCGTCAGGCGCTGGAGCGCTTCTATGCCGCGCTGCGCGACTTCGGCGACGTCGCAGCGCTCACGCCGATGGCGATGGCGATGGCCGGCAGTGTGTACCTCGAGCGCTTCTGCGCAGCGATGGACGACGACTTCAACACCCCGGCAGCGCTCGCGACGATGCACGAGCTCGCACGCGAACTGAATGCGGTGGCGCGCGCGGGGGACGCCGTGCAGGCGCGCCGCCTGGCCGGGGAACTGCGCGGGCTGGGTGCGATCCTCGGCCTGCTCGGTGACGATCCGCTCGCGTTTCGTCGTGGCGGAGACGGCGCAGGCGACGATGCGCCGATCGACAAGCGGGTGGCCGAGCGAGTGCAGGCCAAGAAGGCGCGGGATTTCGCGCGCGCAGACGCAATCCGGGACGAGTTGCGCGCACAGGGCATCGTGATCGAGGATACCCGCGAAGGATCGATCTGGCGTCGCGAACCGGTGTGA
- a CDS encoding ferrous iron transport protein A: MQSSSTEFTNLQPGDQARVKGFGPMPEYYRNRLLSMGLTPGTEFTVMRQAPLGDPVQIMVRGFRLSLRRAEAGTLQVEVL; this comes from the coding sequence ATGCAAAGCTCCAGCACCGAATTCACAAACCTGCAACCCGGCGACCAGGCCCGGGTCAAGGGCTTCGGCCCGATGCCCGAGTACTACCGTAACCGCCTGCTCAGCATGGGACTTACGCCGGGGACCGAGTTCACCGTGATGCGCCAGGCTCCGCTGGGCGATCCGGTCCAGATCATGGTGCGCGGGTTCCGCTTGAGCCTGCGTCGTGCCGAAGCAGGCACCCTGCAGGTGGAGGTGCTGTGA
- a CDS encoding HD-GYP domain-containing protein produces the protein MSTVARSRQGYFHAAVRRERIAVDALQVGMRVVELDRPLTETPFLFQGFAVENVQQIAEIARYCEEVIVEYDDAEWVPPVDRAVLKPPSRKPLPFPKRPPDTIAYQQASELQSDARALTRSLMDDVRLGRAINIQEVKATVSSAVRQIIDSPDAMLWLARIRDRDAYTSEHCVNVGLLAINFGRHLGYGEDDLNAIGFAAMLHDVGKTLTPLEVLNKEGALTQPEFELMKQHPVDGRTILMAHRNLSHGAVDVAYGHHEALDGSGYPRKLKAAGICRMTRIVTLCDVYDAVTSDRCYRKGLASLRGLDVLRRGAGSKYDEQLVDEFVRCIGLYPTGSIVQLVNGSHGIVLSTNYRNRHLPRVLLVRDEQQQPCRERVLDLESLSGQPGMEGWLIRSVIANGTHGIRVEEYVRRGVQIL, from the coding sequence ATGTCGACGGTGGCTCGGTCAAGGCAGGGGTATTTCCATGCAGCAGTGCGCCGCGAACGCATCGCGGTCGATGCGCTGCAAGTGGGTATGCGGGTGGTCGAACTCGATCGCCCGTTGACCGAGACGCCGTTCCTGTTCCAGGGGTTTGCGGTCGAGAACGTGCAGCAGATCGCGGAAATCGCCCGTTACTGCGAGGAAGTGATCGTCGAGTACGACGATGCCGAGTGGGTGCCACCCGTCGATCGTGCCGTCTTGAAGCCGCCGTCGCGCAAGCCATTGCCGTTCCCGAAACGTCCTCCGGACACCATCGCCTATCAGCAGGCATCGGAGCTGCAGAGCGATGCGCGCGCGCTGACCCGCTCACTGATGGACGATGTGCGCCTCGGGCGTGCCATCAACATCCAGGAGGTGAAGGCGACGGTGTCCAGCGCCGTACGGCAGATCATCGACAGCCCGGATGCGATGCTCTGGCTGGCACGGATCCGTGATCGTGACGCCTATACCTCCGAGCATTGTGTGAACGTCGGCCTGCTTGCGATCAATTTCGGGCGTCACCTGGGTTATGGCGAGGACGATCTCAACGCCATCGGGTTTGCAGCGATGCTGCACGACGTCGGCAAGACACTGACTCCGCTCGAGGTGCTGAACAAGGAAGGCGCACTGACCCAGCCGGAATTCGAGCTCATGAAACAGCACCCGGTCGACGGGCGTACCATCCTGATGGCGCACCGCAACCTGAGCCATGGCGCGGTCGACGTTGCTTACGGGCATCACGAAGCGCTCGACGGCAGTGGTTATCCGCGCAAACTGAAGGCGGCGGGGATTTGCCGCATGACACGAATCGTCACGCTGTGTGACGTCTACGACGCCGTCACATCGGATCGCTGCTACCGCAAGGGGTTGGCGTCGCTGCGCGGACTCGATGTGCTGCGACGGGGTGCCGGCAGCAAATACGACGAGCAACTCGTCGACGAGTTCGTGCGCTGCATCGGACTTTACCCGACCGGCAGCATCGTGCAGCTCGTCAACGGCAGCCACGGCATCGTGCTCAGCACCAACTACCGCAACCGCCATCTGCCCCGGGTGTTGCTGGTACGCGACGAGCAGCAACAGCCATGCCGCGAGCGGGTGCTGGATCTGGAGAGCCTCTCGGGGCAACCCGGCATGGAAGGCTGGCTGATCCGCTCCGTGATCGCCAACGGCACCCACGGCATCCGTGTCGAGGAATACGTGCGTCGCGGCGTGCAGATCCTGTAG
- the mnmH gene encoding tRNA 2-selenouridine(34) synthase MnmH, whose product MDMTFGVVTASEFDRLLCKGTALIDVRAEIEFDHGAIPGAVNLPILDTNEREQVGTCYKREGQQAAVALGHRLVSGHTRAQRTARWCDFLRMHPDAVLHCWRGGMRSRLAAEWISVEGVPVRVVEGGYKALRLHLLHELEVLAPQAALVVIGGRTGSAKTALIRELAGGIDLEGFAHHRGSSFGRRVSVPPSQAGFENALAVALLHQRLDAAGATLFLEDESRQIGPVTVPQDLHRTMKAAPLVIVESRFEERVDRILTEYIHEDLSDWLAADPEHGFVRFGRALHDGLTRIARRLGGDRHRTAEGLLHAALERHRQEGDTHAHRAWIALLLHEYYDPMYEYQLGKAADRVVFRGDFEAVRAWCCETRLASKTRAWKARQGPTIYSDR is encoded by the coding sequence TTGGATATGACTTTTGGCGTGGTCACTGCGTCCGAATTCGATCGGTTGCTGTGCAAGGGGACAGCGCTCATCGACGTGCGTGCCGAAATCGAGTTCGACCACGGCGCGATTCCAGGTGCGGTGAACCTGCCGATCCTCGACACGAACGAACGTGAGCAGGTGGGAACCTGCTACAAGCGCGAAGGGCAACAGGCCGCGGTCGCGCTGGGCCACCGCCTGGTGAGCGGGCATACACGTGCGCAACGCACGGCGCGCTGGTGCGATTTCCTGCGGATGCATCCGGATGCTGTGCTGCATTGCTGGCGCGGCGGCATGCGTTCTCGTCTCGCTGCGGAGTGGATCAGCGTCGAGGGCGTCCCGGTACGGGTGGTCGAGGGCGGTTACAAGGCGTTGCGTCTGCACCTGTTGCACGAACTCGAGGTGCTGGCGCCACAGGCGGCACTGGTCGTCATAGGCGGGCGTACGGGGTCGGCGAAGACCGCGTTGATCCGGGAGCTTGCGGGCGGCATCGACCTCGAGGGTTTCGCGCATCACCGTGGCTCGAGCTTCGGCAGACGCGTGAGCGTGCCCCCCTCGCAGGCTGGCTTCGAAAACGCGCTTGCGGTGGCATTGTTGCACCAGCGCCTCGACGCAGCCGGCGCCACGCTGTTTCTCGAAGACGAAAGCCGCCAGATCGGACCGGTCACGGTCCCGCAGGACCTGCATCGCACAATGAAGGCGGCCCCGCTGGTGATCGTCGAGTCGAGGTTCGAGGAAAGAGTGGACCGGATCCTCACCGAGTACATCCACGAAGACCTGAGCGACTGGCTTGCGGCCGATCCCGAACACGGTTTCGTGCGCTTCGGCCGTGCCCTGCACGACGGCCTGACACGCATCGCACGTCGGCTTGGCGGCGATCGTCACCGCACGGCAGAGGGGCTGCTGCACGCGGCGCTCGAGCGCCACCGGCAGGAAGGCGACACGCACGCGCACCGTGCGTGGATCGCGCTGCTGCTGCACGAGTACTACGACCCGATGTACGAATACCAGCTTGGCAAGGCAGCCGATCGCGTGGTGTTCCGCGGCGACTTCGAGGCTGTGCGGGCGTGGTGTTGTGAAACACGTCTCGCGAGCAAGACCCGAGCGTGGAAAGCCCGGCAGGGACCGACTATATATAGCGATCGTTGA
- a CDS encoding peptidyl-prolyl cis-trans isomerase: MVTLHTSMGDITLELDAEKAPQTVENFLQYARDGFYDGTVFHRVIDGFMIQGGGLTADLEQKGTRAPIGNEANNGLKNKSGTIAMARTNDPHSATAQFFINVADNKFLDHSAPTPQGWGYAVFGQVTAGMDVVDRIREVATGNRGYHQDVPRETITIERVSIA, from the coding sequence ATGGTCACTCTGCACACATCCATGGGCGATATCACTCTCGAACTCGACGCGGAAAAGGCGCCGCAGACGGTCGAGAACTTTCTGCAGTACGCGCGCGACGGCTTCTACGACGGCACCGTATTTCACCGCGTGATCGACGGCTTCATGATCCAGGGTGGCGGGTTGACTGCGGATCTGGAACAGAAAGGCACGCGTGCACCGATCGGGAACGAGGCGAACAACGGACTGAAGAACAAGTCCGGCACGATCGCGATGGCACGCACCAACGACCCGCACTCGGCCACGGCCCAGTTCTTCATCAACGTTGCCGACAACAAGTTTCTGGATCACAGCGCGCCGACCCCGCAAGGCTGGGGCTACGCGGTATTCGGACAGGTCACCGCAGGCATGGACGTGGTCGACCGGATTCGCGAGGTGGCTACCGGCAATCGCGGCTATCACCAGGACGTGCCGCGCGAAACCATCACGATCGAGCGCGTCAGCATCGCTTGA
- a CDS encoding glutamine--tRNA ligase/YqeY domain fusion protein, with translation MSESQRVSNFLRTIIRDDLESGRVPAVLTRFPPEPNGYLHIGHAKSICVNFGLAEEFGGRCNLRFDDTNPATEDSEYVEAIIRDVQWLGFAWNGEVRYASDYFGTLYEWAQHLVRNGLAYVCELDPEQMRLYRGTLTEPGRDSPYRDRPSAASLALLERMRAGEIEEGRMTLRARIDMKSPNLNLRDPVLYRIKHAAHHRTGTAWCIYPSYDFAHGQEDAIESITHSICTLEFEDHRPLYDWFIEHLPVPAQPRQFEFARLNLSYTVTSKRKLRQLVTEGRVDGWDDPRMPTLSGLRRRGVPPGAIRDFVERTGVSRTDGVVDLGMLEYCIRDELDKSAPRAMCVLRPLKVTLHNYPADRYEELTAPAHPSRPELGQRVLPFGRELWIDREDFRTEAGKDFKRLVSGGEVRLRNAYVIRADEVVRDAHGEVVELRCSYDSDTLGRNPSDGRKVKGVIHWVEATRAIDCEVRLYDRLFLDPQPDAAEQGFLHNLNPDSLQVLRGCKAEPGLAGLAAGSTCQFEREGYFCRDPDAGAEGSVVFNRTIGLRDVWSGSTAAKG, from the coding sequence ATGAGTGAATCCCAGCGTGTTTCGAACTTCCTGCGCACCATCATCCGCGACGACCTGGAGTCGGGCCGGGTGCCTGCGGTGCTCACGCGTTTCCCGCCGGAGCCGAACGGTTACCTGCACATCGGACACGCGAAATCGATCTGCGTGAACTTCGGACTTGCCGAGGAATTCGGTGGACGCTGCAACTTGCGCTTCGACGATACCAACCCGGCGACCGAGGACAGCGAATACGTCGAGGCGATCATTCGCGATGTGCAATGGCTGGGTTTCGCGTGGAACGGCGAGGTGCGTTATGCCAGCGATTATTTCGGGACGCTCTACGAATGGGCACAGCACCTGGTGCGCAACGGTCTCGCCTACGTCTGCGAACTCGACCCGGAGCAGATGCGACTCTACCGGGGGACGCTGACCGAACCCGGGCGCGACAGTCCGTACCGTGATCGTCCGTCTGCGGCGAGCCTGGCGCTGCTCGAGCGCATGCGTGCCGGCGAAATCGAAGAAGGGCGCATGACGCTGCGGGCACGCATCGACATGAAGTCGCCGAACCTCAACCTGCGTGATCCGGTGCTCTACCGGATCAAGCACGCGGCGCATCACCGCACCGGCACGGCCTGGTGCATCTACCCGTCCTACGATTTCGCGCACGGGCAGGAGGACGCGATCGAAAGCATCACGCACTCGATCTGCACGCTCGAGTTCGAGGACCATCGGCCGCTGTACGACTGGTTCATCGAACACTTGCCGGTGCCCGCACAGCCACGGCAGTTCGAATTCGCACGCCTGAATCTCAGCTATACGGTCACCAGCAAGCGCAAGCTGCGTCAACTCGTCACCGAAGGCCGTGTCGATGGCTGGGACGACCCGCGCATGCCGACGCTGTCGGGCCTGCGCCGACGCGGCGTTCCGCCGGGTGCCATCCGTGACTTCGTCGAGCGCACCGGAGTCAGCCGTACCGACGGCGTGGTCGACCTCGGCATGCTCGAATACTGCATCCGCGACGAACTGGACAAGAGCGCGCCACGCGCGATGTGCGTGCTGCGGCCGCTGAAGGTCACGCTGCACAACTATCCAGCCGATCGATACGAGGAACTGACGGCGCCCGCACATCCGTCGCGCCCGGAGCTCGGACAGCGGGTGTTGCCGTTCGGGCGTGAACTGTGGATCGACCGCGAGGATTTCCGCACGGAGGCGGGCAAGGACTTCAAGCGTCTGGTCAGCGGTGGCGAGGTACGCCTGCGCAACGCCTACGTGATCCGTGCCGATGAAGTGGTTCGCGACGCTCACGGCGAGGTCGTCGAGCTGCGCTGCAGCTACGATTCCGACACACTGGGACGCAACCCGTCCGACGGGCGCAAGGTGAAGGGCGTGATCCACTGGGTCGAGGCCACGCGGGCGATCGACTGCGAGGTGCGGCTTTACGATCGCCTGTTCCTCGACCCTCAGCCGGATGCTGCCGAGCAGGGCTTTCTGCACAACCTGAATCCGGACAGCCTGCAGGTGTTGCGCGGCTGCAAGGCCGAACCCGGACTGGCAGGACTCGCTGCAGGCAGCACCTGCCAGTTCGAACGGGAAGGCTATTTCTGCCGCGATCCCGACGCAGGAGCCGAGGGTTCGGTGGTGTTCAACCGCACGATCGGGCTGCGCGACGTGTGGTCCGGCTCGACTGCGGCGAAGGGGTAG